tttctctccttcttcctcttcctcacagGTATACCTAagccgcctccttcaccctccccctcccccccttccccccacacacacgcacccaaATCACACAAATCTCCCCACACGCGGtggtcttctctctctccctctgcctttctcccctctccccctctccatcgTCCGCGTTCGTTTTTTTCGCACTTCTTACCCTCGTTGCTCGTTctcactcttttctttttcctcctcccttgaGTGAGCGATCTGCTGTGTATCTCGCTCTTCcacacacgaagagagggCTGGGGGCTTGCATATTTTGAGTTCTCTGTGGTTACTCTTGTACTACTAACCTGCTAGGTTGCTCTCTaccccgccgctgctgccgccgcccctctctctctctcgcacactTGATCACCACGTACAGGCCTCACCTCTATTACTGATACACACGCGCGAAGGCATCCTCGACCAGTGTTTACGTAGGCACGTGTGTACCCGCAAAACGGTTCGGTGGGTCTTTTTTTCAGGCCATCGCATTGGCTGCGTGACTCGTGTCCGCTCGTGCAGTGCGCGTGCGTCGTCTTTTGCATCTTCCATTCGCTGTATGCGTGCGCCTTAGCGAGGGGGCGTCTGCGTCGCGCTCCTTTCTCGCGTAATCGGGCAGCGAATCGCCGACTTCGACTGTAGTGctctctgtgcatgtgtgttttgtgggcgcgcgcgtccgtgtgtgtgtgtgctttgtgAGACCTCACACGCTGCACAAACgtgcccacgcacacgcataccagcgcaggggaaaggagagcaaaAGGGTCTTTGGCACTTCTGCACCTTTCTTACTGCTTAGCCATGCCAACCACTAGCGTCGCCGCCCAAGGcagtagcggcggcggcggctctgcGTACAGGTCCGGGGAGCGGTCTTTCACATCGTCTTCCTTGTCTCACGGCGGGACGCGGGAGGCTGAACATGCCGGGCCGTCATGCTCACCGCAGCCGTGCGGGTCGGCATCGCAGCAcgaccgccagcagcgcctctaCGAAGAGGATGGCTTAACGCTCATCTCTGTGGAGTACATCCAGCGACTCTGGCTCATGCGAGCAGTTAGCCGCACCGTGCTGGCCCCGCTCGAGCGCGTGAAGTACGTAATGCAGTGCCAAAAGGAGCTCCAACGCGCGGGAGCTCTTCAGTGCGAGTTCAAGACAGTGTGGTCCTGCGTGAGTTACCTGAGGCACATGGAGGGGACGCGGAGCTTCTGGCGCGGCAACCTCATCCAGGTGGTCTCGCTTCTCCCTATCCTGCTCGCACAAGTCTTTATTGCGTACCCAACACAGTCGTTCATCTTCAACTTCTGTGTGACGCATTCTGTGGTGGACTACACGGTGGCCAGCTACGCCGCCCTGCTCGGCGGTGCACTGGCGGCCACCATGGTGAGCTACCCCCTAGAGTACGCGCGGTtccgcctcgccgtcgaCGTCAAGTCCCACGTCGGCGCCTCGTACAAGTTTCGCAATAGCTTCGCCTTTTATTCCCATCCTGTGATGAGCGAAtgcccccacctcctctaccGAGGCCTCACTCTCTTTATCTTTGGCAGCGTTGTCTACCAGTCTGTGCAGAATGCTCTGCTGAACCTCATAGCGCCGTACGTACCACCAGACGAGGAGGGCAGTGGGTGGACCCCGGCGATCATTCAAACAGTGTGTGGCTTGACGGTATCCGGCACGACGACCCTGTGCCTGCATCCGATAGACCTGGTGCGCCATCGCATGATGGTCGCTGTGATGGAGGACCGTCTACAGTACTCATCCGCCATGAAGTGTATGGTCCGCATCGCGCAGAAGGAGGGCATCCGTGGCTTCTtccgcggcggcaccgttACCCTGACGAAGATGATAACGGCGACAGGACTTGTCTTGGTGGGGCTGCCGTACTAAATTGTACACTGTTTTCACTGTAggcgttgtgtgtgtgttggagGGTTGGAGGGTTGGAGGGGTGAGTATGGAGAGGGCActtcacttcctcctccttcactttCCATACCCAAGCACCAACACTCAACGACGCACTATGGTGGtagaggcagcgagggagtGCCTttcttgctcttttttttttgttcgtgTCGCTGACTGTTTCACAGTTGCGCCATAGCCACATGTACAACGCTGACGTATCGTCTCCGTGCGTGGGCGCGCTGGTGCGtggcgggtggtggtgatggtctctctctctctctcctcttctatATATTTTTCGCTTCGTTATTGTTCACATGtctcgtttttcttctctttttttttttatggGTTGACGGGGAGCGACTTGACGAAGGATCCGGGTGACGGGTGACCATGTCGGTGACGTTGACGGCTGTGGCTGCAAacggtggtgggaggggggaatgcAGGGAAGATTGCGCCGGATTGATAGGCACGCCTCAGACTGGTCTACGTGCGctttgagagagagagagagagcgacgcatCTGTCATTGAggcgtgtctctctgtgtgcgtgtgcgtatgcggGGCTCTCGTGCGTTTCACTTCTTCATCACCCACATGCATGTACGGACAGGCCCAAtgacgcacacatacacgtgcGTACGTTACCACACCTCCACTCCACTACTCACCTCCCTTTCGTTTGATTGAATTTTCTTTATTATATATTTTTTAAAACTCTTTTTTATTCTCCACCTGTCCACTCTCCGCCGTAGAACAGATGTGGACTGACATCCACTTAACTCCCGGCCTGTCACAATGCCCATCAAGTGCTGCGAAGGTAGCCGTGGACACACGCGTTGACCCCGCCATCCGAGCACGGCACCCCCCGACCCAAGCCGCGCTCacccgcctcacagccgctcacCACCAACGGGCGGCGGGGCCCGGGCGAGACGCGCCCATGCGGTGTTGGCGCTCTGCCCATCGCATGGATGACGCAAATGCGTTCCCCGCCGCAGGGCGCTCACCGACGCAAGCCCGCCTAGGCCCTCACCGCCGACAGCAGTAGCGAGGCATCGCCctgacccctccccctatgTCGTAGGTGCCTGGCACCCCGTCACCACCGGAGGCGGCCCGGCATTAGCAGAGGTGAGGGGCCGCCTTGCCTCCCCACGCACAGAGCGTGGGTGGGGgaccctgtcaccgctgAGGTGTGCCCCCACATCACCAGTGTTTAGGTTTAATCACAAGGACACGCAAGGGAACATGAAAAACTCGCGGCGACGGTAGAAGACTCAGGGGAGAGCCACTAGGACACCATGCCGATGGTGATAGTGGGTGGTCCTGAGTTTCATTAGGTGTACCCCGACACCTCCACCGCGGCCCCCCCATCAAAGTACCGCAATTGTACAGCGTGTCTTTGTGCGCTTACACGGCCTGTGTATTTGTCTACAACCCCACGCATACTGACGATCACATTGAACGCTTAAGGCCGAAGTGGAAAACGCTCACACCTGCGTGTGTCACCGACTGATCTGTGCTTCAGCGGTCTGCCCACGCGCCTGCGTGAAGGTGCACCTCAGCAATGTCCATGAAACGGTCACGTTCGCGgcgtgctttttttttcgtttgcctCGTGCGTGGATTCTCACTACTCTACTCCGTCCTCCTTCCAACTCATTTTTCACGTTCCCTTCGTCGCATATTTTAGTAGGTTGTGCTCGCTGTGCTGCAACAGGcccccacgccccccccctttgcccTCGGACCTCTGCACACCTCTGAGCGGGTGAGAGCGCATCActgacgtgctgctgcgacgctTCGTTGCTCATCAGGGGAAGCGTCCACGCACACATAGATTtctaaaaaaaaaaggcggggggagggctaCACAGAAGCTCTCCCATCTCCGTAGATCTCGATTCACCAAAGGAGccgtgtgctgtgctgcatcGCATCGCTCTTCCGGGACATGCCAGCCGCAGCGGGCCCGTCTGTGTCTGACTCCATCGCCTACTTGCAGGACTTCGTCAGTCAGTCCGACTCCCCCACCCGCAG
Above is a genomic segment from Leishmania panamensis strain MHOM/PA/94/PSC-1 chromosome 7 sequence containing:
- a CDS encoding adp/ATP carrier-like protein (TriTrypDB/GeneDB-style sysID: LpmP.07.0570); amino-acid sequence: MPTTSVAAQGSSGGGGSAYRSGERSFTSSSLSHGGTREAEHAGPSCSPQPCGSASQHDRQQRLYEEDGLTLISVEYIQRLWLMRAVSRTVLAPLERVKYVMQCQKELQRAGALQCEFKTVWSCVSYLRHMEGTRSFWRGNLIQVVSLLPILLAQVFIAYPTQSFIFNFCVTHSVVDYTVASYAALLGGALAATMVSYPLEYARFRLAVDVKSHVGASYKFRNSFAFYSHPVMSECPHLLYRGLTLFIFGSVVYQSVQNALLNLIAPYVPPDEEGSGWTPAIIQTVCGLTVSGTTTLCLHPIDLVRHRMMVAVMEDRLQYSSAMKCMVRIAQKEGIRGFFRGGTVTLTKMITATGLVLVGLPY